In Nitrospira sp., one DNA window encodes the following:
- a CDS encoding type II toxin-antitoxin system death-on-curing family toxin translates to MQDAVFLSVADVLLLHADTIEMDGGSHGVRDHGLLDAAVAMPRQQFGGTYLHEDLAAMAAAYLFHIAQNHPFLDGNKRAAVLSALAFLKVNGSQPLPDPKGLEFVTLQVAAGEMGKDGLIQWIREQIGQGM, encoded by the coding sequence GTGCAGGATGCAGTCTTTCTCAGCGTGGCCGACGTCCTGTTGCTCCACGCAGATACCATTGAGATGGACGGCGGTTCCCATGGGGTGAGGGACCATGGCTTACTGGACGCTGCCGTCGCGATGCCTCGTCAACAGTTTGGTGGGACCTACCTTCATGAAGATCTCGCCGCGATGGCGGCGGCTTACCTGTTCCACATTGCTCAGAATCATCCTTTTCTGGACGGAAACAAACGTGCGGCAGTTCTGTCTGCTCTTGCTTTTCTCAAAGTGAACGGGTCCCAACCGCTTCCTGACCCCAAAGGCCTAGAGTTCGTTACGCTTCAGGTTGCTGCCGGTGAAATGGGGAAAGACGGCTTGATTCAGTGGATTCGGGAGCAGATCGGCCAAGGGATGTAG